A portion of the Bifidobacterium sp. ESL0800 genome contains these proteins:
- a CDS encoding putative peptidoglycan glycosyltransferase FtsW, with protein sequence MARRVYETEERKSGKTARKRARTGRNAVSGIGRRETEGKRHSPSLADLLFRLDKGRSAADEPEQADTSDVLAVDDYSGIHALMNPLWCYYGFRIAVIALTCFGVVMVFSASSVTMIARGASPWKQAMMQGAYCLFGFAVCALAMRPHASSYRKCSFAFVVFSIFLQLLTVTPLGVEVNGNKGWIGIPNKFTMQPAEVMKLALCVWMPWAVASAVKHHRFEGVKAYLPMIFIFLACLGAVMLGGDLGTAMILVIIGVTAMLVGGFPTKWLIGAGLVLVVLVVLFVVTSPNRMLRITSAYRPCPASALQGECYQSVHAKYAMASGGFFGVGIGNSREKWNYLPEAHNDFIFAIIGEETGFVGAAAVVILFAILGWCMFVIALQTPDKYASRVLICIAIWIVGQALVNIMVVIGLLPVMGVPLPFVSAGGSSLVMCLFAAGVATSMMRMQPQIQAGIAASRV encoded by the coding sequence ATGGCTAGACGCGTATACGAAACCGAAGAACGCAAGTCGGGCAAGACGGCAAGAAAAAGGGCTCGCACCGGCCGCAATGCCGTGTCGGGGATCGGGCGGCGCGAAACCGAGGGCAAACGGCATTCTCCGTCGCTGGCCGATTTGTTATTTCGCTTGGACAAAGGCAGAAGTGCTGCCGATGAGCCCGAGCAAGCGGATACGTCTGACGTGCTTGCCGTTGACGACTATAGCGGCATCCATGCGCTGATGAACCCGTTGTGGTGCTACTACGGTTTTCGCATCGCCGTCATCGCTCTGACCTGTTTCGGCGTCGTCATGGTTTTTTCCGCCTCTTCGGTGACCATGATTGCCAGAGGGGCTTCGCCATGGAAACAGGCGATGATGCAGGGGGCCTACTGCCTGTTCGGCTTCGCCGTCTGCGCCTTGGCGATGCGGCCGCATGCGAGCAGTTATCGGAAATGTTCGTTCGCGTTTGTGGTTTTCTCGATTTTCCTCCAGCTGTTGACGGTGACGCCGCTCGGTGTCGAGGTCAATGGCAACAAGGGATGGATCGGCATCCCCAACAAGTTCACCATGCAGCCGGCGGAGGTCATGAAACTTGCGCTGTGCGTGTGGATGCCATGGGCGGTGGCTTCGGCCGTAAAACACCACAGGTTTGAAGGGGTAAAAGCCTATCTGCCCATGATATTCATCTTTCTGGCCTGCCTTGGTGCGGTGATGCTCGGAGGCGATCTCGGCACGGCGATGATTCTGGTGATCATCGGGGTCACGGCGATGCTGGTCGGCGGGTTCCCGACGAAATGGCTGATCGGAGCCGGCCTCGTCCTGGTGGTTCTGGTCGTGCTGTTCGTGGTGACCAGTCCGAACCGTATGCTCCGTATCACATCCGCTTACCGGCCGTGCCCGGCTTCGGCGTTGCAGGGGGAGTGCTACCAATCGGTGCATGCCAAATACGCCATGGCCTCCGGAGGCTTTTTCGGGGTCGGTATCGGCAATTCCCGCGAGAAGTGGAATTACCTGCCTGAAGCGCACAACGACTTCATCTTCGCCATTATCGGCGAGGAAACCGGGTTCGTCGGTGCCGCGGCCGTGGTCATTCTTTTCGCCATCCTCGGTTGGTGCATGTTCGTCATCGCCTTGCAGACCCCGGACAAGTACGCCTCACGGGTGCTGATCTGCATCGCCATCTGGATCGTGGGCCAGGCGCTGGTCAACATCATGGTCGTCATCGGCCTGTTGCCGGTGATGGGCGTCCCCTTGCCGTTTGTCTCTGCAGGTGGGTCGAGCTTGGTGATGTGTCTGTTCGCCGCAGGCGTGGCCACCAGTATGATGAGGATGCAGCCTCAGATTCAAGCCGGCATCGCCGCGTCGCGCGTGTGA
- the murD gene encoding UDP-N-acetylmuramoyl-L-alanine--D-glutamate ligase, giving the protein MLVAGLGVSGRGAVEALQGRAGRVVSVDEKKPEADLHSFDEIDWNDVDIVVASPVFAPRTPFILEAQSRHIPVISEVELAWGLRVPAEHSQTHTPAPWIGITGTNGKTSTTQMVSAMLTGCGLDAPAVGNIGKSVSLAASDPKHDALCVELSSFQMHFTDSLALDCAAITNIAADHLDWHGGMANYAADKSKVFHAAQRVVVFNADDERVTALAEAAQTGPECRKIGFTQHGPKPGQIGVVDGWIVDASGLAGAPEGDMNALAKVTEFSHLCEPDGTVYPHLLADAITALALAMGLGADPGHCLDALRAFAPGGHRIQTVATAHVKDGGTVRFVDDSKATNAHAAHASLSSYKPKSVVWIAGGLAKGGHFEDLVADQAKTIKAAVIIGVDQKPMLDAFAASAPDIPLTLIDPNEQASVMARAVEAAGAYAQSGDVVLMAPACASMDQFVSYADRGSQFADAAHDWMQKHG; this is encoded by the coding sequence GTGTTGGTGGCCGGTCTCGGGGTTTCCGGTCGAGGGGCGGTAGAGGCGTTGCAGGGCCGTGCGGGTCGTGTGGTGAGCGTGGATGAGAAGAAGCCCGAAGCCGATCTGCATTCCTTCGACGAAATCGATTGGAATGATGTCGATATCGTGGTCGCCTCCCCGGTTTTTGCTCCGCGTACGCCGTTCATTCTTGAGGCCCAGAGCCGTCATATTCCGGTGATCAGCGAGGTGGAACTGGCGTGGGGCCTGCGGGTCCCGGCCGAGCATTCCCAGACGCATACGCCCGCCCCATGGATCGGCATCACCGGCACCAACGGCAAGACCTCCACCACGCAGATGGTCTCCGCGATGCTCACCGGCTGCGGCTTGGACGCCCCGGCCGTGGGCAATATCGGCAAGTCCGTCAGCCTGGCTGCGAGCGACCCGAAACATGATGCCCTGTGCGTGGAACTGTCGAGCTTCCAGATGCATTTCACCGATTCTTTGGCACTGGACTGCGCGGCCATCACCAATATCGCCGCCGATCATCTCGACTGGCATGGCGGCATGGCCAATTACGCGGCCGACAAGTCGAAGGTCTTCCACGCTGCCCAACGTGTCGTGGTCTTCAACGCCGACGACGAACGTGTCACGGCCTTGGCCGAGGCTGCCCAGACCGGGCCGGAATGCCGGAAGATCGGTTTCACCCAACATGGCCCGAAACCCGGCCAGATCGGCGTTGTCGACGGTTGGATCGTCGATGCCAGCGGCCTGGCCGGAGCGCCTGAGGGCGATATGAACGCGCTGGCCAAGGTAACTGAATTCTCCCACCTGTGTGAACCTGACGGCACCGTATACCCGCATCTGCTCGCCGACGCCATCACCGCTCTCGCTCTGGCGATGGGCCTGGGCGCCGACCCGGGCCATTGCCTCGACGCCCTGCGTGCCTTCGCTCCCGGTGGACACCGCATCCAGACCGTCGCCACCGCACATGTGAAGGACGGCGGAACGGTGCGTTTCGTCGACGATTCGAAAGCCACGAACGCCCACGCAGCCCATGCCTCGCTTTCCAGCTACAAGCCCAAATCCGTGGTCTGGATCGCCGGGGGATTGGCAAAAGGCGGCCATTTCGAAGACCTCGTAGCCGATCAGGCCAAGACGATCAAAGCCGCGGTCATCATCGGCGTCGACCAGAAGCCGATGCTTGACGCGTTCGCCGCCAGCGCGCCGGATATCCCGTTGACACTTATCGATCCCAACGAACAGGCTAGCGTCATGGCCCGTGCGGTCGAGGCTGCGGGAGCCTACGCACAAAGCGGTGATGTGGTGCTGATGGCACCGGCCTGCGCCTCGATGGACCAGTTCGTCTCCTACGCCGACCGTGGTTCGCAATTCGCCGATGCCGCCCATGACTGGATGCAAAAGCATGGCTAG
- the mraY gene encoding phospho-N-acetylmuramoyl-pentapeptide-transferase: MISLIIGIVVSLVVTMVGTPVMIRVVHRLHYGQYIRQDGPQSHLLKRGTATMGGVVIIFAVLLGWGASALYRGLSGGQAVSWSAVLVLFAMVSMGGLGFIDDFAKVRKKQNTGLSVGGKFFGQFVFATIYAVLALLLPTKSGFPSAQAGMSFIEHPFFSFEFAGKIVAVVIFVIWVNFLMIAWTNAVNLTDGLDGLATGSSMISLAGYTIIAFWESYHVKGGPKPGYSYAVSDPLDLTIIAACAAVACFGFLWYNSNPATIFMGDTGSLALGGLFAALSIATHTEFLAVIIGGLYVIEAMSDVIQVGCFKLTHRRVFKMAPIHHHFELMGWSEQKVVVRFWMIEFMFVLIGLMVFYADWASRTGLLL; encoded by the coding sequence TTGATTTCCCTCATCATCGGCATCGTGGTCTCGCTCGTGGTCACGATGGTCGGCACGCCGGTCATGATCAGAGTGGTGCACCGGCTGCACTACGGCCAGTACATCCGTCAGGACGGTCCTCAATCGCATCTGTTGAAACGCGGCACGGCCACGATGGGCGGTGTGGTGATCATCTTCGCCGTCCTGCTCGGTTGGGGCGCTTCGGCTCTCTACCGTGGGCTTAGCGGCGGCCAGGCTGTTTCGTGGTCGGCCGTTCTGGTGCTGTTCGCGATGGTTTCGATGGGTGGCTTGGGATTCATCGATGATTTCGCCAAAGTGCGCAAAAAACAGAACACAGGGTTGAGCGTCGGCGGAAAATTCTTCGGCCAGTTCGTCTTCGCGACCATTTACGCGGTACTTGCGCTTCTGCTTCCCACCAAGTCCGGATTCCCCTCCGCGCAGGCGGGGATGAGCTTCATCGAGCATCCGTTCTTCAGCTTCGAGTTCGCTGGTAAGATCGTCGCCGTCGTCATCTTTGTGATCTGGGTCAATTTCCTGATGATCGCATGGACCAACGCCGTCAACCTGACCGACGGGCTGGACGGGCTGGCCACCGGTTCGTCGATGATCTCCCTGGCCGGCTACACCATCATCGCCTTCTGGGAGAGCTATCATGTCAAGGGCGGTCCGAAACCGGGTTATTCCTATGCGGTTTCCGATCCGCTGGACCTGACGATCATCGCGGCCTGCGCCGCCGTGGCATGCTTCGGATTCCTCTGGTACAACTCGAACCCCGCCACCATCTTCATGGGCGACACTGGTTCGCTGGCATTGGGCGGGCTTTTCGCCGCGCTTTCCATCGCCACGCACACGGAATTCCTCGCCGTGATCATCGGCGGCCTCTACGTCATCGAGGCGATGAGCGACGTCATTCAGGTCGGCTGCTTCAAGCTGACGCACAGGCGAGTCTTCAAAATGGCACCGATCCACCATCATTTCGAGCTGATGGGCTGGAGCGAGCAGAAGGTCGTCGTGCGCTTCTGGATGATCGAATTCATGTTCGTGCTGATCGGTCTCATGGTTTTCTATGCCGATTGGGCGTCGCGCACCGGATTGCTGCTCTAG